A single genomic interval of Spinacia oleracea cultivar Varoflay chromosome 6, BTI_SOV_V1, whole genome shotgun sequence harbors:
- the LOC130464337 gene encoding uncharacterized protein isoform X1, with protein MLFYVELFPFCYFSTKSNSICLLLIFKGDEASLQKALHLVYNLNQDCVDVLFYASWCQFSRNFRPSYSTLSSLYPSIPHFAIEESAIRPRCKLGECRILLCEPGSKHRLQKLQLNFPRTVATMDDHRDNEIQGIDGASHPTGESQGTNTSKKTKFRGPSKGVQAKKPMHLQYNQYGIPDGEWSGEYGKQVGSCAARININVKEYSTLDEHTKKGFWEETKLLFHIIDDPAKRREKYFHMCVAKRFGAFKSRLTRRWITKKEKMPKHQTNDMPWDIYHQITEDDWKTFVIERNKPEMLVRREKASKSALQNKHPHRTGQKGYVRKRPEWINDGRLPPEAALTLSSGSSSVTSSLTTAPDRFKKFRSVEWILAHQVKNKEGKWEVDPNDKEAVNIAKMALEYIEEEGKGNISFTQGEDALTKAMGKKDHRGRVKATGGVNVGYKVAFGPIDRSSRCGHIEPSPEAIESIRASVRREFEDQLERKVAEALQNQLATLKATGQLHTLSTPALDSALVSDEFDVNRALVTCCPSSSQQPRELKAITPCRLALEDKVLGNKVIVADGMAYPLDGSLHQHFRSMKPSHYKVQVDCIYDGHDDDTLPVPTGDGFNNLGRALASFVQWPIHLVIFEEDEEYSTPRPTKKSRSQIFEEVVGSSKGKKNELIVKEKTTELVVKDKTTELIVKEKATLDLGSKEKTTLKLTAKGNSCSNKLESKSKSKNSKTAKEMVGSCDRKTEESAAKSKKQNLADDTIQGLGPSCNYLKFIINTAPGDVYKNTSIPLPASVWHYDEDRQTYVNEVDVEEFLRGACLNISVIQVYMMCLFHEHTFAFDNSQIGFVCPEAMSSSRIKANPQAASMYLKVVFNAEIEKEKKGDPNITKWFLIPYHQENHWILYVLDLRRGCAYIFDSAIGSNRENSAWGILCLAYQVYKFNDGICPNRATMQGLKGFHVKCAQQVGAHECGYYVMKFMHEIVTLHHNTDERLDNAYTPRNAPYTDEEIDVVREQWAKFFTTEYLFT; from the exons ATGTTATTTTATGTGGAGCTTTTTCCTTTCTGTTACTTTTCAACTAAATCTAATAGCATTTGCTTACTTCTAATTTTCAAGGGAGATGAAGCATCATTGCAAAAAGCGCTGCATTTGGTGTACAACCTCAATCAGGACTGTGTAGATGTTCTGTTTTATGCTTCTTGGTGCCAGTTCTCGAGGAACTTCAGACCAAGCTATTCAACCCTGTCTTCCTTATATCCATCTATTCCTCATTTTGCAATAGAAGAATCAGCCATCAGACCAAG GTGTAAACTTGGTGAATGTCGTATCCTCTTATGTGAGCCAGGTTCCAAGCACAGGTTGCAGAAATTGCAGTTGAATTTTCCTAG GACCGTAGCTACCATGGATGATCATCGTGATAATGAAATACAGGGAATTGATGGAGCTAGTCATCCTACGGGGGAATCACAAGGTACCAACACTAGTAAAAAGACCAAATTCCGTGGTCCGTCAAAAGGAGTTCAAGCCAAAAAGCCTATGCATCTTCAGTATAATCAATATGGAATCCCCGATGGAGAATGGTCAGGAGAATACGGGAAGCAAGTTGGGTCTTGTGCTGCTAGAATTAACATTAATGTGAAAGAATATTCAACGTTAGATGAACACACAAAGAAGGGGTTTTGGGAGGAGACCAAG CTTCTGTTCCACATTATTGATGATCCGgctaaaaggagagaaaaatattttcatatgTGTGTGGCGAAACGCTTTGGAGCTTTCAAGTCCAGGTTAACGCGGCGTTGGATaactaagaaagaaaaaatgccGAAACATCAGACAAATGACATGCCTTGGGACATCTACCATCAAAtcacagaggatgattggaaaACATTTGTGATAGAACGAAACAAGCCGGAGATGTTG GTTCGTAGAGAAAAAGCAAGTAAAAGTGCATTACAAAACAAGCACCCACATCGCACAGGCCAAAAGGGTTATGTTAGAAAGAGACCAGAGTGGATAAATGATGGGCGACTACCGCCAGAGGCAGCTTTAACCCTCTCAAGTGGCTCCTCCTCAGTGACCTCATCACTCACCACAGCGCCAGATAGATTTAAGAAGTTTAGATCAGTAGAGTGGATCTTGGCTCATCAAGTTAAAAACAAAGAGGGAAAGTGGGAAGTTGACCCGAATGATAAAGAAGCCGTAAATATTGCTAAGATGGCT TTGGAGTACATAGAAGAAgagggaaaaggaaatatttcatTCACCCAGGGAGAAGATGCCCTCACCAAGGCTATGGGAAAAAAGGATCACCGTGGGCGTGTCAAGGCAACAGGTGGAGTTAATGTCGGTTACAAAGTTGCTTTCGGTCCAATAGACCGAAGTAGTAGATGTGGCCATATTGAACCATCACCGGAGGCTATCGAATCAATCAGAGCTTCGGTGAGAAGGGAGTTTGAAGATCAATTAGAGAGAAAGGTGGCGGAGGCCCTCCAAAACCAACTAGCCACATTGAAAGCAACCGGTCAACTACACACCCTCTCTACCCCCGCACTTGATTCTGCTCTTGTAAGTGATGAGTTTGATGTTAACCGTGCACTCGTAACCTGTTGTCCGAGTTCATCGCAGCAACCACGCGAGCTGAAG GCCATAACTCCATGTCGTCTTGCCCTTGAGGATAAAGTTTTGGGTAACAAAGTGATAGTGGCAGATGGTATGGCGTACCCATTGGATGGTTCGTTGCACCAACACTTTAGATCGATGAAGCCTAGTCATTATAAGGTCCAAGTTGATTGTATTTACGACGGACATGATGATGACACTCTTCCGGTACCTACTGGAGATGGATTCAATAACTTAGGCAGGGCTCTTGCTAGTTTTGTGCAATGGCCAATTCACTTGGTGATTTTCGAAGAAGACGAG GAGTACTCTACTCCACGCCCAACAAAGAAGTCCAGGAGTcagatttttgaagaggtggttGGTAGCTCCAAAGGGaagaaaaacgaattaattgtcAAAGAGAAGACAACAGAATTAGTTGTCAAAGATAAGACAACAGAATTAATTGTCAAAGAGAAGGCAACACTTGATTTAGGGTCCAAAGAGAAGACAACACTGAAGTTAACGGCCAAG GGAAATTCATGCTCAAATAAGTTGGAGTCGAAATCGAAGTCGAAGAACTCTAAGACGGCCAAAGAGATGGTaggtagttgtgatcgtaaaACTGAAGAATCAGCCGCCAAAAGTAAGAAGCAAAATTTGGCAGACGAcacaattcaaggtcttggcccATCATGCAATTATTTGAAGTTTATCATCAATACGGCGCCCGGTGATGTATATaaaaatacttcaatcccattgCCCGCTTCGGTTTGGCATTATGACGAAGATCGACAAACTTATGTAAATGAGGTTGACGTTGAAGAGTTCCTTAGAGGGGCGTGCCTCAACATTTCAGTGATCCAAGTCTATATGAT GTGTTTATTCCACGAACACACCTTTGCATTTGACAACTCTCAGATTGGGTTTGTTTGTCCCGAGGCAATGTCAAGCTCTAGAATCAAGGCCAACCCTCAGGCTGCATCAATGTATTTGAAAGTAGTTTTCAatgctgaaattgaaaaggagaagaagGGTGATCCTAACATTACCAAGTGGTTTTTGATCCCATACCATCAAGA AaatcattggattttgtacgtGTTAGACCTACGTAGAGGTTGTGCGTATATTTTCGACTCTGCGATAGGTTCCAACCGAGAAAATAGTGCATGGGGAATCTTGTGTTT ggcataccaagtgtacaagtttAATGATGGGATTTGTCCGAATAGAGCGACTATGCAGGGGTTGAAAGGCTTCCATGTAAAG tgtgctcaacaagtcggcgcccacgagtgtggctattacgttatgaagttcatgcatGAAATAGTCACGTTACACCATAACACTGATGAGCGGTTAGACAAT gcttacactccaagaaatgcgccttataccgatgaggaaatagatgtggttcgtgagcaatgggctaagttttttacaaccgagtatttatttacttag
- the LOC130464337 gene encoding uncharacterized protein isoform X2 — protein sequence MLFYVELFPFCYFSTKSNSICLLLIFKGDEASLQKALHLVYNLNQDCVDVLFYASWCQFSRNFRPSYSTLSSLYPSIPHFAIEESAIRPRTVATMDDHRDNEIQGIDGASHPTGESQGTNTSKKTKFRGPSKGVQAKKPMHLQYNQYGIPDGEWSGEYGKQVGSCAARININVKEYSTLDEHTKKGFWEETKLLFHIIDDPAKRREKYFHMCVAKRFGAFKSRLTRRWITKKEKMPKHQTNDMPWDIYHQITEDDWKTFVIERNKPEMLVRREKASKSALQNKHPHRTGQKGYVRKRPEWINDGRLPPEAALTLSSGSSSVTSSLTTAPDRFKKFRSVEWILAHQVKNKEGKWEVDPNDKEAVNIAKMALEYIEEEGKGNISFTQGEDALTKAMGKKDHRGRVKATGGVNVGYKVAFGPIDRSSRCGHIEPSPEAIESIRASVRREFEDQLERKVAEALQNQLATLKATGQLHTLSTPALDSALVSDEFDVNRALVTCCPSSSQQPRELKAITPCRLALEDKVLGNKVIVADGMAYPLDGSLHQHFRSMKPSHYKVQVDCIYDGHDDDTLPVPTGDGFNNLGRALASFVQWPIHLVIFEEDEEYSTPRPTKKSRSQIFEEVVGSSKGKKNELIVKEKTTELVVKDKTTELIVKEKATLDLGSKEKTTLKLTAKGNSCSNKLESKSKSKNSKTAKEMVGSCDRKTEESAAKSKKQNLADDTIQGLGPSCNYLKFIINTAPGDVYKNTSIPLPASVWHYDEDRQTYVNEVDVEEFLRGACLNISVIQVYMMCLFHEHTFAFDNSQIGFVCPEAMSSSRIKANPQAASMYLKVVFNAEIEKEKKGDPNITKWFLIPYHQENHWILYVLDLRRGCAYIFDSAIGSNRENSAWGILCLAYQVYKFNDGICPNRATMQGLKGFHVKCAQQVGAHECGYYVMKFMHEIVTLHHNTDERLDNAYTPRNAPYTDEEIDVVREQWAKFFTTEYLFT from the exons ATGTTATTTTATGTGGAGCTTTTTCCTTTCTGTTACTTTTCAACTAAATCTAATAGCATTTGCTTACTTCTAATTTTCAAGGGAGATGAAGCATCATTGCAAAAAGCGCTGCATTTGGTGTACAACCTCAATCAGGACTGTGTAGATGTTCTGTTTTATGCTTCTTGGTGCCAGTTCTCGAGGAACTTCAGACCAAGCTATTCAACCCTGTCTTCCTTATATCCATCTATTCCTCATTTTGCAATAGAAGAATCAGCCATCAGACCAAG GACCGTAGCTACCATGGATGATCATCGTGATAATGAAATACAGGGAATTGATGGAGCTAGTCATCCTACGGGGGAATCACAAGGTACCAACACTAGTAAAAAGACCAAATTCCGTGGTCCGTCAAAAGGAGTTCAAGCCAAAAAGCCTATGCATCTTCAGTATAATCAATATGGAATCCCCGATGGAGAATGGTCAGGAGAATACGGGAAGCAAGTTGGGTCTTGTGCTGCTAGAATTAACATTAATGTGAAAGAATATTCAACGTTAGATGAACACACAAAGAAGGGGTTTTGGGAGGAGACCAAG CTTCTGTTCCACATTATTGATGATCCGgctaaaaggagagaaaaatattttcatatgTGTGTGGCGAAACGCTTTGGAGCTTTCAAGTCCAGGTTAACGCGGCGTTGGATaactaagaaagaaaaaatgccGAAACATCAGACAAATGACATGCCTTGGGACATCTACCATCAAAtcacagaggatgattggaaaACATTTGTGATAGAACGAAACAAGCCGGAGATGTTG GTTCGTAGAGAAAAAGCAAGTAAAAGTGCATTACAAAACAAGCACCCACATCGCACAGGCCAAAAGGGTTATGTTAGAAAGAGACCAGAGTGGATAAATGATGGGCGACTACCGCCAGAGGCAGCTTTAACCCTCTCAAGTGGCTCCTCCTCAGTGACCTCATCACTCACCACAGCGCCAGATAGATTTAAGAAGTTTAGATCAGTAGAGTGGATCTTGGCTCATCAAGTTAAAAACAAAGAGGGAAAGTGGGAAGTTGACCCGAATGATAAAGAAGCCGTAAATATTGCTAAGATGGCT TTGGAGTACATAGAAGAAgagggaaaaggaaatatttcatTCACCCAGGGAGAAGATGCCCTCACCAAGGCTATGGGAAAAAAGGATCACCGTGGGCGTGTCAAGGCAACAGGTGGAGTTAATGTCGGTTACAAAGTTGCTTTCGGTCCAATAGACCGAAGTAGTAGATGTGGCCATATTGAACCATCACCGGAGGCTATCGAATCAATCAGAGCTTCGGTGAGAAGGGAGTTTGAAGATCAATTAGAGAGAAAGGTGGCGGAGGCCCTCCAAAACCAACTAGCCACATTGAAAGCAACCGGTCAACTACACACCCTCTCTACCCCCGCACTTGATTCTGCTCTTGTAAGTGATGAGTTTGATGTTAACCGTGCACTCGTAACCTGTTGTCCGAGTTCATCGCAGCAACCACGCGAGCTGAAG GCCATAACTCCATGTCGTCTTGCCCTTGAGGATAAAGTTTTGGGTAACAAAGTGATAGTGGCAGATGGTATGGCGTACCCATTGGATGGTTCGTTGCACCAACACTTTAGATCGATGAAGCCTAGTCATTATAAGGTCCAAGTTGATTGTATTTACGACGGACATGATGATGACACTCTTCCGGTACCTACTGGAGATGGATTCAATAACTTAGGCAGGGCTCTTGCTAGTTTTGTGCAATGGCCAATTCACTTGGTGATTTTCGAAGAAGACGAG GAGTACTCTACTCCACGCCCAACAAAGAAGTCCAGGAGTcagatttttgaagaggtggttGGTAGCTCCAAAGGGaagaaaaacgaattaattgtcAAAGAGAAGACAACAGAATTAGTTGTCAAAGATAAGACAACAGAATTAATTGTCAAAGAGAAGGCAACACTTGATTTAGGGTCCAAAGAGAAGACAACACTGAAGTTAACGGCCAAG GGAAATTCATGCTCAAATAAGTTGGAGTCGAAATCGAAGTCGAAGAACTCTAAGACGGCCAAAGAGATGGTaggtagttgtgatcgtaaaACTGAAGAATCAGCCGCCAAAAGTAAGAAGCAAAATTTGGCAGACGAcacaattcaaggtcttggcccATCATGCAATTATTTGAAGTTTATCATCAATACGGCGCCCGGTGATGTATATaaaaatacttcaatcccattgCCCGCTTCGGTTTGGCATTATGACGAAGATCGACAAACTTATGTAAATGAGGTTGACGTTGAAGAGTTCCTTAGAGGGGCGTGCCTCAACATTTCAGTGATCCAAGTCTATATGAT GTGTTTATTCCACGAACACACCTTTGCATTTGACAACTCTCAGATTGGGTTTGTTTGTCCCGAGGCAATGTCAAGCTCTAGAATCAAGGCCAACCCTCAGGCTGCATCAATGTATTTGAAAGTAGTTTTCAatgctgaaattgaaaaggagaagaagGGTGATCCTAACATTACCAAGTGGTTTTTGATCCCATACCATCAAGA AaatcattggattttgtacgtGTTAGACCTACGTAGAGGTTGTGCGTATATTTTCGACTCTGCGATAGGTTCCAACCGAGAAAATAGTGCATGGGGAATCTTGTGTTT ggcataccaagtgtacaagtttAATGATGGGATTTGTCCGAATAGAGCGACTATGCAGGGGTTGAAAGGCTTCCATGTAAAG tgtgctcaacaagtcggcgcccacgagtgtggctattacgttatgaagttcatgcatGAAATAGTCACGTTACACCATAACACTGATGAGCGGTTAGACAAT gcttacactccaagaaatgcgccttataccgatgaggaaatagatgtggttcgtgagcaatgggctaagttttttacaaccgagtatttatttacttag
- the LOC130464337 gene encoding uncharacterized protein isoform X3 has product MDDHRDNEIQGIDGASHPTGESQGTNTSKKTKFRGPSKGVQAKKPMHLQYNQYGIPDGEWSGEYGKQVGSCAARININVKEYSTLDEHTKKGFWEETKLLFHIIDDPAKRREKYFHMCVAKRFGAFKSRLTRRWITKKEKMPKHQTNDMPWDIYHQITEDDWKTFVIERNKPEMLVRREKASKSALQNKHPHRTGQKGYVRKRPEWINDGRLPPEAALTLSSGSSSVTSSLTTAPDRFKKFRSVEWILAHQVKNKEGKWEVDPNDKEAVNIAKMALEYIEEEGKGNISFTQGEDALTKAMGKKDHRGRVKATGGVNVGYKVAFGPIDRSSRCGHIEPSPEAIESIRASVRREFEDQLERKVAEALQNQLATLKATGQLHTLSTPALDSALVSDEFDVNRALVTCCPSSSQQPRELKAITPCRLALEDKVLGNKVIVADGMAYPLDGSLHQHFRSMKPSHYKVQVDCIYDGHDDDTLPVPTGDGFNNLGRALASFVQWPIHLVIFEEDEEYSTPRPTKKSRSQIFEEVVGSSKGKKNELIVKEKTTELVVKDKTTELIVKEKATLDLGSKEKTTLKLTAKGNSCSNKLESKSKSKNSKTAKEMVGSCDRKTEESAAKSKKQNLADDTIQGLGPSCNYLKFIINTAPGDVYKNTSIPLPASVWHYDEDRQTYVNEVDVEEFLRGACLNISVIQVYMMCLFHEHTFAFDNSQIGFVCPEAMSSSRIKANPQAASMYLKVVFNAEIEKEKKGDPNITKWFLIPYHQENHWILYVLDLRRGCAYIFDSAIGSNRENSAWGILCLAYQVYKFNDGICPNRATMQGLKGFHVKCAQQVGAHECGYYVMKFMHEIVTLHHNTDERLDNAYTPRNAPYTDEEIDVVREQWAKFFTTEYLFT; this is encoded by the exons ATGGATGATCATCGTGATAATGAAATACAGGGAATTGATGGAGCTAGTCATCCTACGGGGGAATCACAAGGTACCAACACTAGTAAAAAGACCAAATTCCGTGGTCCGTCAAAAGGAGTTCAAGCCAAAAAGCCTATGCATCTTCAGTATAATCAATATGGAATCCCCGATGGAGAATGGTCAGGAGAATACGGGAAGCAAGTTGGGTCTTGTGCTGCTAGAATTAACATTAATGTGAAAGAATATTCAACGTTAGATGAACACACAAAGAAGGGGTTTTGGGAGGAGACCAAG CTTCTGTTCCACATTATTGATGATCCGgctaaaaggagagaaaaatattttcatatgTGTGTGGCGAAACGCTTTGGAGCTTTCAAGTCCAGGTTAACGCGGCGTTGGATaactaagaaagaaaaaatgccGAAACATCAGACAAATGACATGCCTTGGGACATCTACCATCAAAtcacagaggatgattggaaaACATTTGTGATAGAACGAAACAAGCCGGAGATGTTG GTTCGTAGAGAAAAAGCAAGTAAAAGTGCATTACAAAACAAGCACCCACATCGCACAGGCCAAAAGGGTTATGTTAGAAAGAGACCAGAGTGGATAAATGATGGGCGACTACCGCCAGAGGCAGCTTTAACCCTCTCAAGTGGCTCCTCCTCAGTGACCTCATCACTCACCACAGCGCCAGATAGATTTAAGAAGTTTAGATCAGTAGAGTGGATCTTGGCTCATCAAGTTAAAAACAAAGAGGGAAAGTGGGAAGTTGACCCGAATGATAAAGAAGCCGTAAATATTGCTAAGATGGCT TTGGAGTACATAGAAGAAgagggaaaaggaaatatttcatTCACCCAGGGAGAAGATGCCCTCACCAAGGCTATGGGAAAAAAGGATCACCGTGGGCGTGTCAAGGCAACAGGTGGAGTTAATGTCGGTTACAAAGTTGCTTTCGGTCCAATAGACCGAAGTAGTAGATGTGGCCATATTGAACCATCACCGGAGGCTATCGAATCAATCAGAGCTTCGGTGAGAAGGGAGTTTGAAGATCAATTAGAGAGAAAGGTGGCGGAGGCCCTCCAAAACCAACTAGCCACATTGAAAGCAACCGGTCAACTACACACCCTCTCTACCCCCGCACTTGATTCTGCTCTTGTAAGTGATGAGTTTGATGTTAACCGTGCACTCGTAACCTGTTGTCCGAGTTCATCGCAGCAACCACGCGAGCTGAAG GCCATAACTCCATGTCGTCTTGCCCTTGAGGATAAAGTTTTGGGTAACAAAGTGATAGTGGCAGATGGTATGGCGTACCCATTGGATGGTTCGTTGCACCAACACTTTAGATCGATGAAGCCTAGTCATTATAAGGTCCAAGTTGATTGTATTTACGACGGACATGATGATGACACTCTTCCGGTACCTACTGGAGATGGATTCAATAACTTAGGCAGGGCTCTTGCTAGTTTTGTGCAATGGCCAATTCACTTGGTGATTTTCGAAGAAGACGAG GAGTACTCTACTCCACGCCCAACAAAGAAGTCCAGGAGTcagatttttgaagaggtggttGGTAGCTCCAAAGGGaagaaaaacgaattaattgtcAAAGAGAAGACAACAGAATTAGTTGTCAAAGATAAGACAACAGAATTAATTGTCAAAGAGAAGGCAACACTTGATTTAGGGTCCAAAGAGAAGACAACACTGAAGTTAACGGCCAAG GGAAATTCATGCTCAAATAAGTTGGAGTCGAAATCGAAGTCGAAGAACTCTAAGACGGCCAAAGAGATGGTaggtagttgtgatcgtaaaACTGAAGAATCAGCCGCCAAAAGTAAGAAGCAAAATTTGGCAGACGAcacaattcaaggtcttggcccATCATGCAATTATTTGAAGTTTATCATCAATACGGCGCCCGGTGATGTATATaaaaatacttcaatcccattgCCCGCTTCGGTTTGGCATTATGACGAAGATCGACAAACTTATGTAAATGAGGTTGACGTTGAAGAGTTCCTTAGAGGGGCGTGCCTCAACATTTCAGTGATCCAAGTCTATATGAT GTGTTTATTCCACGAACACACCTTTGCATTTGACAACTCTCAGATTGGGTTTGTTTGTCCCGAGGCAATGTCAAGCTCTAGAATCAAGGCCAACCCTCAGGCTGCATCAATGTATTTGAAAGTAGTTTTCAatgctgaaattgaaaaggagaagaagGGTGATCCTAACATTACCAAGTGGTTTTTGATCCCATACCATCAAGA AaatcattggattttgtacgtGTTAGACCTACGTAGAGGTTGTGCGTATATTTTCGACTCTGCGATAGGTTCCAACCGAGAAAATAGTGCATGGGGAATCTTGTGTTT ggcataccaagtgtacaagtttAATGATGGGATTTGTCCGAATAGAGCGACTATGCAGGGGTTGAAAGGCTTCCATGTAAAG tgtgctcaacaagtcggcgcccacgagtgtggctattacgttatgaagttcatgcatGAAATAGTCACGTTACACCATAACACTGATGAGCGGTTAGACAAT gcttacactccaagaaatgcgccttataccgatgaggaaatagatgtggttcgtgagcaatgggctaagttttttacaaccgagtatttatttacttag